The Prevotella melaninogenica ATCC 25845 genome includes a window with the following:
- a CDS encoding restriction endonuclease subunit S produces MEYVKFKDVIINSQYGYTATETSQTEGTYKYLRITDIVPYYVNFDTVPFCKITEKDVSKYIVKEGDILIARTGATTGYNYVVPSGISNTVYASYLIRFIVDKKLVLPLFMKYVLKTQSYYGFINNYIGGSAQPGMNAKVFTKFNIPKLSLVTQQKIASILSSYDRLIENNTRRIRLLEQMAENLYKEWFVRFRFPEHENVEIVNGLPKGWKTIHIKELAQLKSGYAFKSEWFVEEGEAVAKIKDIGNILMDTSNFSYVDKENCIKAKKFLLTTGDLTIALTGATIGKISIVPKHKGNIYTNQRLGKFFLGDNPMEKLPFLYCLFKQESMVSNIVNLSNSSSAQPNISPEQIEKIKILGNHDIISMYNKTCNPLFSNILALYSQNQLLTRQRDLLLPRLMSGKLEVKS; encoded by the coding sequence ATGGAATACGTAAAATTTAAGGATGTAATTATAAATAGTCAATATGGTTATACTGCAACAGAGACTTCTCAAACAGAGGGAACATATAAGTACCTCAGAATTACAGATATTGTTCCTTATTACGTAAACTTTGATACAGTTCCTTTTTGCAAGATTACGGAAAAAGATGTTTCAAAATACATTGTAAAAGAGGGGGATATATTAATAGCGCGTACTGGTGCCACAACTGGATATAACTATGTAGTACCAAGTGGGATAAGTAATACTGTCTATGCTTCCTATCTAATTAGGTTTATAGTAGACAAAAAACTTGTACTCCCTTTATTTATGAAGTACGTTCTTAAGACTCAATCATATTATGGCTTTATAAATAACTATATAGGAGGTTCAGCCCAACCAGGAATGAATGCGAAAGTCTTTACGAAGTTCAATATACCTAAATTATCATTAGTAACCCAGCAGAAGATAGCCTCTATCCTCTCCTCCTATGACCGTCTTATCGAGAACAACACTCGTCGTATCCGTCTGTTAGAACAGATGGCAGAGAACCTTTATAAAGAGTGGTTCGTCCGTTTCCGATTCCCTGAACACGAGAATGTAGAAATAGTTAATGGATTGCCTAAAGGGTGGAAAACTATTCATATAAAAGAGTTAGCACAGTTAAAATCTGGATATGCTTTTAAAAGTGAATGGTTTGTAGAAGAAGGAGAAGCTGTAGCTAAAATTAAAGACATTGGGAATATCTTAATGGATACATCAAATTTTTCATATGTAGATAAAGAAAATTGTATCAAAGCTAAAAAGTTTTTATTAACTACAGGCGATTTAACAATAGCGCTAACAGGTGCAACTATTGGTAAAATAAGCATTGTACCTAAACATAAAGGCAATATTTATACAAATCAACGACTTGGAAAGTTCTTCCTTGGAGATAATCCTATGGAAAAGCTACCCTTTCTATATTGTCTTTTCAAGCAAGAATCTATGGTTTCAAATATAGTAAATCTTTCAAACTCAAGTAGTGCTCAACCAAATATAAGCCCTGAACAGATTGAAAAGATTAAGATATTAGGAAATCATGATATTATAAGTATGTATAACAAGACTTGTAATCCATTATTTTCAAACATATTAGCATTATATTCACAAAACCAACTCCTCACTCGCCAACGTGACTTACTCCTTCCACGTTTGATGAGTGGCAAACTTGAAGTTAAATCTTAA